The Litchfieldia alkalitelluris genome has a window encoding:
- the rseP gene encoding RIP metalloprotease RseP yields METVIAFIIIFGALVFFHELGHLIFAKRAGILCREFAIGFGPKVFSFKKDETIYTIRLLPLGGFVRMAGEDPEMIEVKPGYNVGLLFDSNGKVNKIILNNKDKYPNAKVIEVDRADLEHEMFLTGYELGGEEILERYDVSDEAYFVADQQETQIAPYNRQFASKTLGQRTLAIAAGPFMNFVLAFFVFIIIGLLQGTPINEPVLGELTEDGAAIQAGLQKGDIVQAIEGQEVNTWQDIVKIIRENPENELLFTIERNTQVQEIPVVPKTHQMGDETIGIIGVYGPVEKSIVASVKSGFTETYLWTKEIILGLGKLVTGQFSIDMLSGPVGIYVSTDTVAQSGIYYLMKWAAILSINLGIVNLLPIPALDGGRLMFFAVEAVRGKPIDRHKEGMVHFIGFALLMLLMLVVTWNDIQRFFL; encoded by the coding sequence GTGGAAACTGTTATAGCCTTTATCATCATATTTGGAGCCCTTGTTTTTTTTCATGAACTAGGACACTTAATATTTGCGAAGAGAGCTGGAATTCTTTGTCGCGAATTTGCTATTGGTTTTGGGCCGAAGGTTTTTTCGTTTAAAAAAGATGAAACTATTTATACGATACGTTTGTTACCTCTTGGTGGATTTGTAAGAATGGCCGGAGAAGATCCAGAAATGATCGAGGTAAAACCTGGATACAATGTTGGATTGCTGTTTGATTCAAATGGGAAAGTAAATAAAATTATTCTAAACAATAAGGATAAATATCCAAATGCTAAAGTGATTGAAGTGGACCGTGCTGATTTGGAACATGAGATGTTTTTAACAGGTTATGAACTAGGCGGCGAAGAAATTCTTGAACGTTATGATGTTAGTGATGAGGCGTATTTTGTAGCGGACCAACAAGAAACACAGATTGCTCCTTATAATCGTCAATTTGCTTCGAAAACACTAGGTCAAAGAACTCTTGCTATTGCTGCTGGTCCATTTATGAACTTTGTGTTAGCATTTTTCGTCTTTATAATTATTGGACTTTTACAAGGAACACCTATAAATGAACCGGTTTTAGGTGAACTTACTGAAGATGGAGCTGCAATCCAAGCTGGATTACAAAAAGGGGATATCGTTCAAGCAATTGAGGGACAAGAAGTCAATACATGGCAGGATATTGTCAAAATCATCCGTGAAAATCCTGAAAATGAATTACTTTTTACTATTGAACGTAACACTCAGGTTCAAGAAATACCTGTTGTTCCTAAAACTCACCAAATGGGAGACGAAACAATTGGTATTATAGGAGTTTATGGCCCAGTCGAAAAATCGATTGTTGCCTCTGTGAAGAGTGGATTCACTGAAACCTATTTATGGACAAAAGAGATTATCTTAGGTTTAGGGAAATTAGTCACCGGACAATTCTCTATTGACATGCTTTCTGGTCCAGTTGGTATTTATGTATCAACAGATACCGTTGCACAGTCAGGAATCTATTATCTAATGAAGTGGGCAGCGATATTAAGTATCAATCTTGGCATTGTGAACTTATTACCGATTCCAGCACTAGATGGCGGAAGATTAATGTTTTTTGCTGTGGAAGCAGTTAGAGGAAAACCAATTGATCGCCATAAAGAAGGTATGGTTCATTTTATCGGCTTTGCATTACTCATGCTACTGATGCTTGTTGTGACATGGAATGATATTCAAAGATTCTTTCTATAA
- a CDS encoding 1-deoxy-D-xylulose-5-phosphate reductoisomerase yields the protein MKIVSLLGATGSIGNQTLDVIKNHPTDFKLGAMSVGNNLDSARQIIHQFSPKLVSLKTKDAYEKFKSEFVGDIQFVYGEEGLNEVATYPESHVLLNAVVGSVGLAPTLKAIEAKKTIALANKETLVTAGHLVMEAARKHEVKLLPVDSEHSAIFQCLQGENPKGVEKIILTASGGSFRDKTRNELKDVSVKEALNHPNWSMGPKITIDSATMMNKGLEVIEAHWLFNLPYDKIDVLLHRESIIHSLVEFKDSSVIAQLGTPDMRVPIQYALTYPNRLELPFATRLNLSQVGLLHFNAVDFNRYRSLHYSYTAGKQGGTLPTVLNAANEQAVSAFLDGKISFLTIENLIEQALEKHSIISNPNLETIKQVDTQTREYVSHLVNSL from the coding sequence GTGAAGATAGTAAGTTTATTAGGGGCAACTGGTTCGATTGGTAACCAAACATTGGATGTGATTAAGAATCATCCCACTGACTTTAAGTTAGGTGCGATGTCTGTTGGAAATAACCTTGATTCCGCAAGGCAGATTATCCATCAGTTTTCACCTAAACTAGTTTCGTTAAAAACAAAAGATGCTTATGAAAAGTTTAAATCCGAATTTGTGGGAGATATCCAATTTGTATATGGAGAAGAAGGATTAAATGAAGTTGCCACTTATCCAGAAAGTCATGTGTTACTTAATGCGGTAGTAGGTAGTGTAGGCTTAGCGCCCACTTTAAAGGCGATTGAGGCGAAAAAAACAATAGCTCTAGCGAATAAAGAAACGTTAGTAACAGCTGGGCATTTAGTTATGGAAGCAGCTAGGAAACACGAAGTAAAACTATTACCTGTTGATAGTGAGCACTCAGCTATTTTCCAGTGCCTACAGGGTGAAAATCCTAAAGGTGTTGAAAAAATAATCTTAACGGCTTCAGGTGGAAGCTTTAGAGATAAGACGAGAAATGAGTTAAAAGATGTAAGTGTAAAGGAAGCACTAAATCATCCAAATTGGAGTATGGGACCAAAAATAACGATTGATTCAGCAACAATGATGAATAAAGGATTAGAAGTAATTGAAGCCCACTGGTTATTTAATCTTCCATATGATAAAATTGATGTTCTATTACATCGAGAAAGCATTATTCACTCACTTGTTGAATTTAAGGATAGTAGTGTGATTGCGCAGCTTGGCACACCCGATATGAGAGTTCCAATACAGTATGCTTTAACATACCCTAATAGACTTGAACTACCTTTTGCGACAAGGCTGAATTTAAGTCAAGTAGGGTTGCTTCATTTTAATGCTGTAGATTTCAATAGATATCGAAGCCTACATTATTCATATACTGCGGGGAAACAAGGTGGTACATTACCAACTGTATTAAATGCGGCAAATGAACAGGCTGTTTCGGCCTTTTTAGATGGCAAGATTTCGTTTTTAACAATAGAGAACCTTATCGAACAAGCATTGGAGAAACATTCTATCATTAGTAATCCGAATTTAGAAACAATAAAACAAGTTGATACCCAGACAAGGGAATATGTTAGCCATCTTGTTAATAGTCTTTAA
- a CDS encoding phosphatidate cytidylyltransferase, whose amino-acid sequence MKQRIITGIIAAAIFLPILYLGGLPFTILTYLMATIAIYELLRMKKIPILSFPGFLSTILLWIFLLPNQYSYLLVDLGLAKIELALLAVLLFLSYTVVTKNKFTFDDVGFVILTTIYIGLCFFYLIEIRGNNIEGLKYVFFVLVVVWSTDSGAYFVGKAFGKRKLWPDISPNKTIEGSLGGIFIAIVIGIIYISFIPLQLSIVKVIIITIFLSVFGQIGDLVESALKRHYDVKDSGKLLPGHGGILDRVDSWLFALPILYFLLLVIS is encoded by the coding sequence ATGAAGCAACGAATAATTACTGGAATAATTGCTGCGGCGATATTTCTACCCATTTTGTACCTGGGTGGTTTACCATTTACAATCCTTACATATCTTATGGCTACGATTGCCATTTATGAGTTGCTGAGAATGAAAAAGATACCAATCTTGTCATTTCCAGGATTTCTATCTACTATTTTATTATGGATTTTTCTATTACCAAATCAATATTCTTATTTGCTAGTTGACTTGGGTTTGGCAAAAATTGAGTTGGCGTTATTAGCTGTATTATTATTTTTATCATATACAGTTGTAACTAAGAATAAGTTTACTTTTGATGATGTTGGGTTTGTCATCTTAACTACGATATATATAGGCCTTTGCTTCTTCTATTTAATAGAAATACGCGGAAATAATATAGAAGGCTTGAAGTACGTATTTTTTGTTCTTGTTGTGGTTTGGTCAACTGATTCAGGTGCATATTTTGTTGGGAAAGCTTTTGGTAAACGTAAATTATGGCCAGATATTAGCCCTAATAAAACCATCGAAGGCTCACTAGGTGGAATCTTTATCGCAATTGTCATTGGAATAATTTATATCAGTTTTATTCCACTTCAATTATCAATTGTAAAAGTAATTATTATTACGATCTTCTTATCAGTTTTTGGACAAATAGGTGATCTTGTAGAATCTGCATTAAAACGTCATTATGATGTAAAGGATTCAGGGAAACTGTTGCCAGGACACGGTGGCATATTAGATCGTGTAGATAGCTGGTTATTTGCTCTACCAATACTGTATTTCCTACTGTTAGTGATTTCGTAA
- a CDS encoding isoprenyl transferase, which translates to MLRILKRWLAGSRTKTSGELLEGPIPFHIAIIMDGNGRWAKKRALPRSAGHHEGMKVVRRVTKHANSLGVGILTVYAFSTENWKRPKDEVSYLMKLPAEFLNTFLPELIEENVQVRIMGDKSMLPKHTLDAVERAVNDTSQNSGMILNFALNYGSRSEILGAVQRIVDDYKNEHLQKDITEEIFADYLMSNKLKDPDLLIRTSGEMRLSNFMLWQLAYTEFWFTDVLWPDFNEKHLHEAISAYQKRGRRFGGI; encoded by the coding sequence ATGTTAAGAATATTAAAAAGGTGGTTGGCTGGATCCCGTACTAAAACAAGTGGTGAGCTACTAGAAGGGCCCATTCCTTTCCACATAGCAATAATAATGGATGGTAATGGTCGTTGGGCTAAAAAAAGGGCATTACCTAGATCAGCAGGTCACCATGAGGGGATGAAGGTTGTTAGAAGAGTGACCAAGCATGCTAATAGCCTTGGAGTCGGGATTTTAACAGTATATGCCTTTTCTACAGAAAATTGGAAGAGACCAAAAGATGAAGTTAGTTATCTTATGAAACTACCTGCTGAGTTTTTAAATACTTTTCTACCCGAATTAATTGAGGAAAATGTTCAGGTGAGAATCATGGGTGATAAAAGCATGTTGCCAAAACACACTCTAGATGCAGTCGAACGAGCGGTTAATGATACAAGTCAAAATAGCGGCATGATACTAAACTTCGCACTAAACTACGGAAGTCGTTCAGAAATTCTTGGTGCAGTACAGCGCATAGTTGATGATTATAAAAATGAGCATCTTCAAAAGGACATTACTGAGGAAATTTTTGCTGATTATTTAATGAGTAATAAATTAAAAGACCCTGATTTATTAATCCGAACAAGTGGTGAAATGAGGTTAAGTAACTTTATGCTATGGCAACTTGCTTATACTGAATTTTGGTTTACGGATGTCTTATGGCCAGACTTTAACGAGAAACACTTACATGAAGCGATTTCAGCATATCAAAAAAGAGGTCGTCGTTTTGGTGGCATATAA
- the frr gene encoding ribosome recycling factor: MAKATLTQVKEKMDKAIGALSRELASVRAGRANPSLLDKVTVDYYGAPTPINQLASVNVPEARMLVIQPYDKTALGDIEKAILKADLGLNPTNDGSIIRISIPALTEERRRELVKVVKKDAEEAKVAIRNIRRDGNDDLKKLEKSGEITEDELRSYTEDVQKLTDEFIAKVDQVAKEKEKEIMEV; encoded by the coding sequence ATGGCAAAGGCAACTTTAACACAAGTAAAAGAAAAAATGGATAAAGCTATTGGAGCTTTGTCTCGCGAATTGGCAAGTGTACGTGCAGGAAGAGCAAATCCATCATTGCTTGACAAAGTGACAGTTGATTATTATGGAGCGCCTACACCAATTAATCAATTAGCTTCTGTAAATGTTCCTGAAGCGCGTATGCTTGTAATTCAACCATATGACAAAACTGCGTTAGGTGATATTGAAAAAGCAATCTTAAAAGCAGATCTTGGTCTAAATCCAACGAATGATGGATCTATTATTCGAATCAGCATCCCTGCATTAACAGAAGAAAGACGTCGTGAGTTAGTAAAGGTAGTTAAGAAGGATGCGGAGGAAGCCAAAGTAGCAATTCGAAATATTCGTCGTGATGGAAATGACGATCTTAAGAAATTAGAAAAAAGTGGTGAAATCACTGAAGATGAATTAAGAAGCTATACAGAGGATGTTCAAAAGCTTACAGATGAATTCATTGCAAAAGTAGATCAAGTAGCGAAAGAAAAAGAAAAAGAAATCATGGAAGTCTAA
- the pyrH gene encoding UMP kinase encodes MSNAKYKRVVLKLSGEALAGDIGFGINPSVIQSVAEQVKEIAELDVEVAVVVGGGNIWRGKIGSEMGMDRATADYMGMLATVMNSLALQDSLENLGIQTRVQTSIEMRQVAEPYIRRKAIRHLEKKRVVIFAAGTGNPYFSTDTTAALRAAEIEADVILMAKNNVDGVYSADPTKDKTAVKYETLSYLDVLKEGLAVMDSTASSLCMDNDIPLIVFSIMEEGNIKRAVIGENIGTLVRGK; translated from the coding sequence ATGAGTAACGCTAAATATAAACGTGTCGTTTTAAAGTTAAGCGGAGAAGCATTAGCAGGGGATATAGGTTTTGGTATTAATCCTTCCGTAATTCAATCTGTCGCTGAACAAGTAAAAGAAATTGCTGAGCTTGATGTTGAAGTGGCAGTTGTTGTTGGTGGTGGAAATATATGGCGTGGGAAAATAGGAAGTGAAATGGGAATGGATCGAGCAACCGCTGATTATATGGGGATGCTTGCAACTGTAATGAACTCATTAGCGTTACAGGATAGCCTAGAAAATTTAGGTATTCAAACTCGTGTACAAACTTCAATTGAAATGCGTCAAGTAGCAGAACCATACATAAGAAGAAAAGCAATTCGTCACCTTGAGAAGAAACGGGTTGTAATATTTGCAGCTGGTACTGGAAACCCTTATTTCTCTACTGATACAACAGCAGCATTGCGAGCAGCTGAAATTGAAGCAGATGTGATCTTAATGGCAAAAAATAACGTGGATGGGGTTTATAGTGCAGATCCTACTAAGGACAAAACAGCAGTAAAATATGAAACTTTATCATATTTAGATGTTCTCAAAGAAGGTTTAGCGGTTATGGATTCAACAGCTTCATCACTGTGCATGGATAATGATATTCCATTAATAGTCTTCTCGATTATGGAAGAAGGAAATATTAAGCGTGCTGTGATTGGAGAAAATATTGGAACACTCGTAAGGGGGAAATAA
- the tsf gene encoding translation elongation factor Ts, with the protein MAVTAQMVKELREKTGAGMMDCKKALTETDGDMEKAIDFLREKGIAKAAKKSDRIAAEGTTFILVEGNDAVLLEVNSETDFVAKNEGFQVLVKDLASFLLNNKPATVEEALEQKMDNGSTVSEYINSAIAKIGEKLTLRRFVVASKGDNAAFGAYLHMGGRIGVLTVLEGTTDEAAAKDVAMHIAAVNPKYISRDEVSAEETEREREVLTQQALNEGKPENIVAKMVEGRLSKFFEDICLLDQSFVKNPDQKVRQFVESKGATVTSFVRYGVGEGIEKRQDNFAEEVMNQVKK; encoded by the coding sequence ATGGCAGTTACTGCTCAAATGGTTAAAGAATTACGTGAAAAAACTGGTGCTGGAATGATGGATTGCAAAAAAGCACTTACTGAAACAGATGGTGATATGGAAAAAGCAATTGATTTCTTACGTGAAAAAGGAATTGCTAAAGCTGCAAAGAAATCAGATCGTATCGCTGCAGAAGGAACTACATTTATCCTAGTTGAAGGAAATGATGCAGTTCTTCTAGAAGTTAACTCTGAAACTGACTTTGTTGCTAAAAACGAAGGTTTCCAAGTTTTAGTTAAAGACCTAGCTTCATTCTTATTAAATAACAAGCCTGCAACAGTTGAAGAAGCTCTTGAGCAAAAGATGGATAACGGTTCTACGGTTTCTGAATACATTAACTCGGCAATTGCGAAAATTGGCGAAAAACTTACACTTCGTCGTTTTGTTGTAGCTTCAAAAGGTGATAATGCTGCATTTGGTGCATACCTTCATATGGGTGGACGCATCGGTGTATTAACAGTTCTAGAAGGCACTACTGATGAGGCTGCTGCAAAGGATGTTGCAATGCATATCGCTGCTGTTAACCCTAAATACATTAGCCGTGACGAAGTTTCAGCAGAAGAAACTGAGCGTGAGCGCGAAGTATTAACTCAACAAGCTTTAAATGAAGGTAAGCCAGAAAATATCGTTGCAAAAATGGTTGAGGGTCGTTTAAGCAAATTCTTCGAAGACATCTGCTTGTTAGACCAAAGCTTTGTTAAAAACCCAGACCAAAAAGTTCGTCAATTTGTTGAGTCTAAGGGTGCTACTGTAACTAGCTTCGTACGTTACGGAGTTGGAGAAGGTATTGAAAAGCGTCAAGATAACTTCGCTGAAGAAGTTATGAACCAAGTAAAAAAATAA